Proteins found in one Choloepus didactylus isolate mChoDid1 chromosome 25, mChoDid1.pri, whole genome shotgun sequence genomic segment:
- the LOC119520357 gene encoding proline-rich proteoglycan 2-like: MGEEQAVGGSLLSLGGLRAAAPLPPFMHLPWGCLDSQGPVVAPTTTKPSKIYPPHPFHVHRDPNGSQAGVQTGGRQFQASGSTQRSMGLPRAPEDSGCDVGVHGRQPSGLKNECAQALPQQDAATTPHFLVPWAGDHRCEGRSLRSSQDSPPSTHLELPPQTNPQKPRTKAPPPQDPPLQAHPPVTCPSDPPPTACPSGLRGARPPNPTPIDPPPKSVLKEPRSPRGRPRAPPSEPAPATEPRPLRALPSSPPT, from the exons ATGGGGGAGGAGCAGGCTGTGGGCGGCTCCTTACTGTCACTGGGGGGCTTGCGAGCTGCTGCCCCTCTCCCTCCATTCATGCACCTGCCCTGGGGCTGCCTGGATtcccagggg CCTGTGGTTGCCCCCACCACCACGAAGCCCTCCAAGATTTATCCCCCTCATCCATTCCACGTCCATCGGGATCCCAACGG atCCCAGGCCGGGGTCCAGACAGGCGGACGGCAGTTCCAGGCCTCGGGGTCCACTCAACGGTCGATG GGGCTCCCGCGAGCACCGGAGGACTCGGGCTGTGATGTAGGGGTGCACGGCCGCCAACCCTCAGGCCTCAAAAACGAGTGCGCTCAGGCCCTACCGCAGCAAGATGCTGCCACCACCCCCCATTTTCTCGTCC CATGGGCCGGGGACCACAGGTGTGAGGGCAGGAGCCTGCGCAGCTCTCAGGACTCGCCCCCGAGTACCCACCTAGAGTTGCCCCCTCAGACCAACCCCCAGAAGCCGCGGACCAAGGCCCCACCCCCCCAAGACCCGCCCCTTCAGGCCCACCCACCCGTCACCTGCCCCTCAGACCCTCCCCCTACAGCCTGTCCATCAGGCCTCCGGGGAGCCCGTCCCCCAAACCCAACCCCCATAGATCCGCCCCCTAAATCTGTTCTCAAAGAGCCCCGCTCCCCTCGGGGCCGCCCCCGGGCCCCGCCCTCAGAGCCCGCCCCCGCCACAGAGCCCCGCCCCCTTAGGGCCCTCCCCTCAAGCCCGCCCACCTAG
- the NANOS3 gene encoding nanos homolog 3: MGTFDLWTDYLGLARLVGAPRGEEEPEARLDPQPEPAPGPGGQRPSPESPPAPERLCSFCKHNGESRAIYQSHVLKDEAGRVLCPILRDYVCPQCGATRERAHTRRFCPLTGQGYTSVYSYTTRNSAGKRLARPDKARSQDAGQRRGGGAGAWGTGGLGGCLEGPALAASGI, from the coding sequence ATGGGGACCTTTGACCTGTGGACTGATTACCTGGGGCTGGCGCGTCTGGTGGGGGCTCCGCGGGGGGAAGAGGAGCCCGAGGCCAGGCTGGACCCCCAGCCAGAGCCCGCGCCGGGACCGGGGGGTCAGAGGCCCAGCCCGGAATCCCCGCCAGCCCCGGAACGCCTGTGCTCCTTCTGCAAACACAACGGCGAGTCGCGGGCCATCTACCAGTCCCACGTGCTCAAGGACGAGGCGGGCCGGGTGCTCTGTCCCATCCTGCGGGACTACGTGTGTCCGCAGTGCGGGGCCACGCGCGAGCGCGCCCACACCCGCCGCTTCTGCCCGCTCACCGGCCAGGGCTACACCTCGGTCTACAGCTACACCACCCGCAACTCGGCCGGCAAGAGGCTGGCCAGGCCCGACAAGGCGCGGTCGCAGGACGCGGGGCAGCGccgaggaggaggagcaggtgcCTGGGgtactggggggctggggggctgcttGGAGGGTCCTGCCCTGGCTGCCTCGGGCATCTGA